Proteins co-encoded in one Spirochaetota bacterium genomic window:
- a CDS encoding DUF1318 domain-containing protein, with protein sequence MKMNKCCLIIPVVVAAIAAAGCSSMPSCLEISPPDIHLTGEKTVIERQIVGEYRELEKDAWIVSSVRTSITKTKGTPMATAGGDEELFKALKIREFNEEKLRIFKDEGAVGETNAGVAAYIPTQKYEGNQGLKNALMKVLEDENRARASIFERSLAKSGTEKPAPDQVAAFAKKFAEEQYALAKKNDWIQDKIGQWVKKR encoded by the coding sequence ATGAAAATGAATAAATGCTGCCTTATCATTCCGGTCGTTGTCGCGGCAATTGCGGCCGCGGGATGCTCGAGCATGCCCAGTTGCCTGGAGATTTCCCCCCCGGACATACATCTCACCGGTGAAAAAACCGTCATAGAGCGCCAGATCGTGGGCGAATACCGCGAGCTTGAGAAGGACGCCTGGATAGTCTCCTCCGTGAGAACCAGCATCACTAAAACGAAGGGAACACCCATGGCGACCGCGGGTGGAGACGAAGAATTATTCAAGGCGCTTAAAATCCGGGAATTCAACGAGGAAAAACTCAGGATATTCAAGGACGAAGGGGCGGTTGGCGAAACGAACGCGGGTGTCGCGGCGTACATCCCCACGCAGAAGTACGAAGGCAACCAGGGCTTGAAAAACGCCCTCATGAAGGTGCTGGAGGACGAAAACAGGGCGCGGGCGTCCATTTTCGAGCGCAGCCTTGCAAAATCCGGGACCGAGAAGCCGGCGCCCGACCAGGTGGCCGCTTTTGCGAAGAAGTTCGCGGAAGAGCAATACGCCCTCGCGAAAAAGAACGACTGGATACAGGATAAAATCGGTCAGTGGGTGAAGAAGAGATGA